The following coding sequences are from one Prochlorococcus sp. MIT 1314 window:
- a CDS encoding TM0106 family RecB-like putative nuclease, protein MINQSRIRSFTPGELALYCQSPLAAWWNELDRRKLFKGEKLKQDPFNEILKNDGIRHEETLIKNLLNKNFQVKRLKGKQSNADYKESFDAMIHGYDFIYQASFNNDQIRGAVDLLKRVEIASKLGSFSYVPIECKLASNVNIKFIIQALCYCDLLDETLGFLPKTFEIYLGGGSFECFEVHKFWDWYQFKKNEYKTFLRNFDPNKEPEDIPGDHSNWTEFITERLKKKRDLILVHNMLKTQRNKLRSEGILSIDQLAAIKPNTKIPGINPEILERLRKQAAIQIKPRKNENIPEYILKDLNNSFGLFKLPKPSKGDIWFDLEGARDFVRGTKREYLFGVVYLDENNEIKDFYWWAHTDEEEKLSFEKFVDWVEKRRKKFPDLHIYHYANYEKVALRDLQQNYLTRMTEITDWLRNNLLIDLQPVVQNTIILGEESYSIKKVEKLYMNRTEDMQSAEESMVAYELWKNSGEPSLPGKLEDGLSPILEEIRLYNKDDLVSTYKLNKWLLKLKSDLNIEEQNIIQEKKKEEQPREIDIEASILFNEIPIQDFNNNQKKIRTISPNPRGWSWETQKVLASLLGFLVREQDVNYWRYFDRLEQSFVNPSSLLKDDEVIAEARLVESSEDIEYSFNPEQPIKLEKDANNSWGLRLYLPKSERNLKVQPYGLDCEKGSIKFKESKRILGKNLAIDECLIKVEEAYFTSGIRRSLLDQAKKWVRGDSTISPTIIKLLERDILPELIPVNEKIQKDLANINKYISDFIFKNNEILFAIQGPPGTGKTTLSSKVITDLVQKGYRVAITSNSHKVIDNLLLKIDTIFQDLNINQKIVKCDTREDEIFSNSNVITLPPKKISNYVSVMGATTTKFCSKEFDSIFDLLVVDEAGQYALANLLTIAKHSKSILLVGDTQQLAMPTKASHPNNSGQSCLQFLMNGLEVIPSNKGIFLPISWRMAPNINNVVSELFYQGKLKPNTKNSENKIIWDQAYIEKDKKVYPDSGVMFIPVRHQDCSLKSEEEAEKIKQLIKLLLSSKYKLATDKEKFISEEDILIIAPFNVQVNYLKRKLNKKLNIGTVDNFQGQEALISIFSLTSSSGEDAPRGLDFLLEPNRLNVAISRAKILSIIVGSPSLAKSFCKTSEEVEKLNRLIRLMRSGNS, encoded by the coding sequence ATGATTAATCAATCAAGAATAAGATCTTTCACTCCAGGTGAATTAGCATTGTATTGTCAAAGTCCCTTAGCTGCTTGGTGGAATGAATTAGATCGTCGCAAACTATTTAAAGGAGAAAAGCTTAAACAAGATCCATTTAATGAAATACTCAAAAACGATGGAATTAGACATGAAGAGACATTAATAAAAAATTTACTAAACAAAAATTTTCAAGTTAAAAGACTTAAAGGTAAACAATCAAACGCAGACTATAAAGAATCTTTTGATGCAATGATCCATGGTTATGATTTTATATATCAAGCTAGTTTTAATAATGATCAAATAAGAGGAGCAGTTGATCTGCTTAAAAGAGTAGAAATCGCATCGAAACTTGGATCTTTTAGTTATGTACCGATCGAATGCAAACTCGCATCAAATGTGAATATCAAATTTATAATTCAGGCTCTTTGTTATTGTGACTTACTTGATGAAACTCTTGGATTTCTTCCTAAAACATTTGAAATTTATCTTGGGGGTGGATCTTTCGAATGCTTTGAAGTTCATAAATTTTGGGATTGGTATCAATTTAAAAAAAATGAATATAAGACTTTTCTAAGAAATTTTGATCCAAATAAAGAACCTGAAGATATTCCTGGTGATCATTCAAATTGGACAGAATTTATTACTGAAAGGCTTAAGAAAAAAAGGGATCTAATATTGGTGCACAACATGTTAAAGACCCAACGTAACAAGCTTAGGTCTGAGGGAATATTATCCATAGATCAACTTGCTGCCATAAAACCTAATACAAAAATACCGGGGATAAATCCAGAGATTCTTGAGCGATTAAGGAAGCAAGCTGCGATCCAAATTAAACCAAGAAAAAATGAAAATATTCCAGAATATATTTTGAAAGATTTGAACAATTCCTTTGGACTTTTTAAACTTCCCAAGCCTAGTAAAGGAGATATATGGTTTGACTTAGAAGGAGCTCGTGATTTTGTACGCGGAACAAAGCGCGAATATTTATTTGGTGTGGTTTACCTTGATGAAAATAATGAAATAAAGGACTTTTACTGGTGGGCGCATACAGATGAGGAAGAGAAACTGAGTTTTGAAAAATTTGTAGATTGGGTAGAGAAAAGACGTAAGAAATTCCCTGATCTTCATATTTATCATTATGCAAATTACGAAAAAGTAGCGTTACGAGATCTTCAACAAAACTATTTAACTCGAATGACTGAAATAACTGATTGGCTTAGGAATAATTTATTAATAGATCTCCAGCCAGTCGTTCAGAACACAATCATTCTTGGTGAAGAAAGCTACTCAATCAAAAAGGTTGAAAAACTATACATGAACAGAACAGAGGATATGCAATCCGCTGAAGAATCAATGGTGGCATATGAACTTTGGAAGAATTCTGGCGAGCCTTCTTTACCAGGCAAACTTGAAGATGGTTTAAGTCCAATACTTGAAGAGATAAGACTTTATAACAAGGATGATTTGGTCTCTACTTATAAACTTAATAAATGGCTTTTAAAATTAAAATCAGACTTAAATATTGAAGAACAAAATATTATTCAAGAGAAAAAAAAGGAAGAGCAACCAAGAGAAATTGATATTGAAGCTTCAATATTATTTAATGAAATTCCAATCCAAGATTTCAATAATAACCAAAAAAAAATCAGAACAATTTCACCTAATCCAAGAGGATGGAGTTGGGAAACACAAAAAGTTTTAGCTTCTTTATTGGGCTTTTTAGTTCGTGAGCAGGATGTTAATTATTGGAGATATTTTGATAGGCTTGAGCAATCTTTTGTTAATCCATCATCACTTTTAAAAGATGATGAAGTTATTGCTGAAGCACGTTTAGTTGAAAGTTCAGAAGATATTGAATATTCCTTTAATCCAGAACAGCCTATTAAATTAGAAAAAGATGCAAACAATTCCTGGGGCTTAAGATTATATCTACCAAAAAGTGAAAGAAATCTAAAAGTGCAACCTTATGGACTTGATTGTGAGAAAGGCTCTATAAAATTCAAAGAAAGTAAAAGAATACTTGGAAAGAATCTTGCAATTGATGAATGTTTAATAAAAGTAGAGGAAGCTTACTTTACTAGCGGTATAAGAAGAAGTCTTTTAGATCAGGCAAAAAAGTGGGTAAGAGGTGATAGTACAATCTCGCCAACAATAATTAAACTTTTAGAAAGAGATATATTGCCTGAATTAATCCCAGTTAACGAAAAAATTCAAAAAGATCTTGCCAATATTAATAAATATATTTCAGATTTTATTTTTAAAAATAACGAAATATTATTCGCAATACAGGGACCCCCTGGTACAGGTAAAACAACATTATCAAGTAAGGTTATTACTGACTTAGTACAAAAAGGTTATAGAGTCGCAATTACATCTAATAGTCATAAAGTAATCGATAATTTGCTTTTAAAAATAGATACTATTTTTCAAGATCTTAATATCAATCAAAAAATAGTTAAATGTGACACTAGAGAAGATGAAATATTTTCAAATAGTAATGTCATAACACTTCCACCAAAAAAGATAAGCAACTATGTATCTGTGATGGGTGCAACAACCACTAAATTCTGTAGTAAAGAGTTTGATTCTATATTTGATCTATTAGTGGTTGATGAAGCAGGGCAATACGCTTTAGCAAATTTACTAACAATCGCAAAACACTCTAAATCAATTCTTTTGGTAGGAGATACTCAGCAATTAGCAATGCCTACTAAGGCAAGTCATCCAAATAATTCTGGACAATCATGTTTACAATTTCTCATGAACGGATTAGAAGTTATTCCAAGTAATAAAGGTATCTTTCTACCAATAAGCTGGCGAATGGCACCTAATATTAATAATGTTGTATCGGAACTTTTTTACCAAGGGAAGCTTAAACCAAATACTAAAAATAGTGAAAATAAAATCATTTGGGATCAAGCTTATATAGAAAAAGATAAAAAAGTCTATCCTGATTCAGGTGTCATGTTTATCCCTGTAAGACATCAAGATTGCTCTTTAAAATCAGAAGAAGAAGCAGAAAAAATTAAACAACTTATAAAACTACTTTTATCATCAAAATATAAATTAGCCACCGACAAAGAAAAATTTATCTCAGAAGAAGATATCCTCATTATTGCTCCCTTTAATGTTCAAGTTAACTACTTAAAGCGTAAGTTAAACAAAAAATTAAATATTGGAACAGTTGATAACTTTCAAGGACAAGAAGCATTAATTTCTATATTCTCACTAACTTCTAGTTCAGGAGAAGATGCTCCTCGCGGACTTGATTTTCTATTGGAACCTAATCGTCTAAATGTTGCGATATCTAGAGCCAAAATATTGTCGATAATTGTTGGTTCGCCATCACTTGCTAAAAGTTTTTGTAAAACAAGCGAAGAAGTTGAAAAATTAAATCGTTTGATAAGACTTATGAGATCCGGTAATAGTTAA
- a CDS encoding DNA methyltransferase, with translation MRYSWREIRINAYKFSKDWAGKGYEKGQKQIFYYEFFQIFGIKFQRVALFEKYVKKLNNKKGFIDLFMPGKMLVEQKSKGGNLIDAHDQAIEYFEGLKDHELPDYVLLSDFQNFELYNLVEKSVSKFKLSELSEHIEKFGFIVGVEKKVFQDQDPVNIKAASLISDLYDELSISGYRGEELGQFLIRIVFCLFADDTGIFEQRGQFYEFIDTKTKEDGSDTGEFLSKLFEVLNTPLDARYNTLDDDINQFQYVNGELFAERLRIPSFNFEMRQKLLKASAFDWSQISPAIFGSLFQTVMENENKNLRRKIGAHYTTERNILKVIKPLFMDELWTEFLKLKQRKDSGRKKDLKLFQKKLSELKFLDPACGCGNFLIISYRELRKLEIEIIREIYTHEEGSVQLAFDAKSLSMIDVDQFYGFELEGFPSKIAEVAMWMMDHLMNNQLSLEFGQTFIRLPLSKSPQIFNCDALEINWNDFLGYEKCNYIFGNPPFVGQKFQSESQRKQLQRICKTAKCGKTIDYVSAWFLKASEFMNKGNCQIAFVATNSISQGEQVSQLWPNLFREYKVLINFAHRTFAWGSDARGKANVHVVIIGLINESNESKKKSLYSYDDIEGDPTISFHKKISPYLIDASKLNNPNITVKTSTKPINGLPILKCGSKPVDGGNYIFKDGEKDLFINKEPLAQKFIKPFIGSKEFINGGQRWILTLKDAMPNQISEMPNVKDRIQKVKEFRLSKTREATKKQAATPLLFEDNVLPTSPFLAVPQCSANKREYIPIGWLEPPIIPSDKLRIILNAKKYIFSILVSSMHMSWVRHFGGRIKSDFQYSVHILYNNFPLPKNLDNHINKLNLSADEILKERNHFPNIPLSDLYDPISMPTDLKKSHIKNDKLVEKIYRKKPFKSDLERAEYLLNLYEKLYC, from the coding sequence ATGAGATATTCATGGCGTGAGATTAGAATAAATGCTTATAAGTTTTCGAAAGATTGGGCGGGTAAAGGTTATGAAAAGGGACAAAAACAAATTTTCTACTACGAATTCTTTCAGATTTTTGGAATTAAATTCCAGCGTGTTGCACTTTTCGAAAAATATGTAAAAAAGCTAAATAACAAAAAAGGATTCATTGATCTTTTCATGCCTGGTAAAATGCTTGTTGAACAAAAAAGCAAAGGTGGCAACTTAATTGATGCTCATGATCAAGCGATAGAATATTTTGAAGGATTGAAAGATCATGAGTTACCCGATTATGTTTTATTGTCTGATTTTCAGAATTTTGAACTATATAATCTTGTAGAAAAATCAGTTTCCAAATTTAAACTTTCAGAATTATCTGAACATATTGAAAAGTTTGGCTTCATAGTAGGAGTTGAAAAAAAAGTATTTCAAGATCAAGATCCAGTAAATATTAAAGCAGCCTCACTTATAAGTGATCTGTATGATGAGTTATCAATTTCTGGATATCGAGGGGAAGAACTCGGACAATTTTTGATAAGGATTGTTTTTTGTCTTTTTGCTGACGACACAGGTATTTTCGAACAAAGAGGTCAATTCTATGAATTTATCGATACGAAAACAAAAGAAGATGGTTCAGATACTGGAGAGTTTCTATCAAAACTTTTTGAGGTATTAAATACTCCTTTAGATGCAAGATACAACACTCTGGATGATGATATTAATCAATTCCAATACGTTAATGGGGAATTATTTGCCGAAAGATTAAGAATACCCTCCTTTAATTTTGAAATGCGACAAAAGTTACTTAAGGCTTCAGCTTTTGACTGGTCTCAAATTTCTCCAGCAATTTTTGGCTCACTATTTCAAACTGTCATGGAAAATGAAAATAAAAACTTAAGAAGGAAAATTGGTGCACACTACACGACTGAAAGAAACATATTAAAAGTTATTAAACCTTTATTTATGGATGAATTATGGACAGAGTTTTTAAAATTAAAACAACGGAAAGATAGCGGTAGGAAAAAAGATTTAAAGTTATTCCAAAAAAAATTGTCTGAATTGAAATTTCTTGATCCTGCTTGTGGGTGTGGCAATTTTCTTATTATTTCCTATAGAGAGCTGCGAAAACTTGAAATTGAAATTATCAGAGAAATATATACTCATGAAGAGGGTTCTGTTCAACTAGCATTTGATGCAAAATCATTATCAATGATTGATGTAGATCAATTTTATGGATTTGAATTAGAAGGATTTCCATCAAAAATTGCAGAAGTTGCAATGTGGATGATGGATCATCTTATGAACAATCAACTTAGTTTGGAATTTGGTCAGACATTCATAAGACTTCCTCTTTCAAAATCGCCACAAATATTTAATTGCGATGCATTAGAAATTAATTGGAATGACTTTTTGGGTTATGAAAAATGCAATTATATTTTTGGTAATCCGCCTTTTGTTGGTCAAAAGTTTCAAAGTGAGTCTCAAAGAAAACAATTACAAAGAATCTGTAAAACAGCAAAATGTGGGAAAACTATTGATTATGTCAGCGCTTGGTTTTTAAAAGCTTCTGAATTTATGAACAAAGGAAATTGTCAAATAGCTTTTGTTGCAACAAATTCAATTTCTCAAGGAGAGCAAGTTTCACAATTATGGCCAAATCTTTTTCGGGAATATAAAGTACTGATAAATTTTGCACATAGAACTTTCGCATGGGGTTCAGATGCTAGAGGAAAAGCTAACGTTCACGTTGTAATAATTGGTTTAATAAATGAGTCAAATGAATCTAAGAAGAAAAGCCTATACTCTTATGATGATATTGAAGGTGATCCAACTATATCATTTCATAAAAAAATTTCTCCTTACCTTATTGATGCTTCAAAGTTAAATAATCCAAATATAACAGTCAAAACATCTACTAAACCTATCAATGGTCTTCCAATTTTGAAATGTGGTTCTAAACCAGTCGACGGCGGTAATTATATTTTTAAGGATGGTGAGAAAGATTTATTTATAAATAAAGAACCTCTAGCACAAAAATTCATAAAACCTTTTATTGGTAGTAAAGAATTTATTAATGGCGGGCAGAGATGGATACTTACGCTAAAGGATGCTATGCCTAATCAAATTTCTGAAATGCCTAATGTCAAAGATCGCATTCAAAAAGTAAAGGAATTTAGATTATCTAAAACAAGGGAGGCTACAAAAAAACAGGCAGCAACTCCGTTGCTTTTTGAAGATAACGTTTTACCAACCTCGCCTTTTCTTGCTGTTCCCCAATGCAGTGCAAACAAAAGAGAATACATTCCTATTGGATGGCTCGAACCTCCAATTATTCCTAGTGATAAATTAAGAATTATCCTTAATGCCAAAAAATATATTTTTTCAATATTAGTATCTTCAATGCATATGTCTTGGGTAAGACATTTTGGGGGAAGAATTAAAAGTGATTTTCAGTATTCGGTTCATATTTTATATAATAATTTCCCCCTTCCTAAAAATTTAGACAACCATATAAATAAATTGAACTTATCAGCTGATGAAATTTTAAAAGAAAGAAATCATTTCCCAAATATTCCTCTTTCAGATTTATACGACCCTATTTCAATGCCAACTGACTTAAAGAAGTCACATATTAAAAATGATAAATTAGTCGAAAAAATATATAGAAAAAAACCTTTTAAATCAGATCTTGAAAGAGCTGAATATTTACTAAATTTGTATGAAAAACTTTATTGCTAG
- a CDS encoding GP88 family protein: MSTQKRDLLRKGNSELAGLGIFVWSIPALVAKSDKFGRIKTCPNAGICAALCYARTGRYTFRPVVNAHTKNLEEYMSDPFAWKQKLQNELKAKKFRPTGEAHSFDWETRQDFDWWVTSGGKAVRIHDAGDFFSYRYLLDWLDIAENNPNILFYTYSKQVSDFKKANKEGKIPKNFIVIFSMGGKQDELIDTSQDRHDDIFPNLQVLTAAGYEDQEKSDLMAALLPTNKIGIVANNIPRLLRLQGTKSFSLAQKNGLKAA, encoded by the coding sequence ATGAGCACACAAAAACGGGACCTACTCCGAAAAGGCAACTCTGAACTTGCAGGTCTGGGTATTTTTGTATGGTCAATTCCCGCATTGGTGGCCAAAAGTGACAAGTTCGGCCGTATAAAAACCTGTCCCAATGCTGGGATTTGTGCAGCGTTGTGTTACGCAAGGACTGGGCGATATACGTTTAGACCTGTCGTCAACGCGCACACAAAAAACTTGGAAGAGTATATGAGTGACCCATTTGCCTGGAAGCAAAAACTCCAAAATGAACTCAAAGCGAAAAAATTTAGACCAACAGGCGAGGCACATTCTTTTGACTGGGAAACTAGACAGGACTTTGACTGGTGGGTCACTTCAGGAGGAAAAGCTGTCAGAATTCACGATGCTGGCGACTTTTTCTCTTACCGATATCTTTTAGATTGGCTTGATATTGCTGAGAACAATCCAAATATTTTATTTTACACTTATTCCAAGCAGGTATCTGATTTTAAAAAAGCAAACAAAGAAGGCAAAATACCGAAAAACTTTATCGTAATTTTTTCAATGGGTGGCAAGCAAGATGAGCTTATTGATACAAGCCAAGATCGTCATGATGATATATTCCCAAACCTGCAAGTGCTAACCGCTGCAGGTTACGAAGATCAGGAGAAATCTGATCTCATGGCCGCCCTGCTCCCGACAAACAAAATAGGGATTGTGGCTAATAATATTCCGCGACTTTTAAGACTGCAGGGCACCAAATCCTTTTCTTTGGCACAAAAAAATGGCCTTAAAGCTGCATGA
- the aroQ gene encoding type II 3-dehydroquinate dehydratase → MNILLINGPNLNLLGTREPEIYGKKTLSDLEKDLTKVAKEKSINLECFQSNHEGEIVDKIQESVKNIQGILINAGAFTHTSISIRDALIGSKIPFVELHISNIYSREDFRKESFLTDKAIGIISGFGISSYSLALEGIIGYLSSKD, encoded by the coding sequence ATGAATATTTTATTGATAAATGGCCCAAATTTAAATTTATTGGGAACTAGAGAACCTGAAATATATGGTAAAAAAACATTGAGTGATCTAGAAAAAGATTTAACTAAAGTTGCTAAAGAAAAGAGTATTAATCTTGAATGCTTTCAAAGTAATCATGAAGGAGAAATAGTAGATAAAATTCAGGAGTCTGTTAAAAATATCCAAGGTATTCTTATAAATGCTGGCGCTTTTACTCATACCTCGATTTCTATTCGTGATGCTTTAATTGGATCAAAAATTCCATTTGTAGAGTTACATATTTCAAATATTTATAGTAGAGAAGACTTTCGTAAAGAATCTTTTCTTACAGATAAAGCCATAGGAATAATTAGTGGCTTCGGCATATCAAGTTATTCCCTAGCTCTTGAGGGTATTATTGGGTATTTAAGTAGTAAAGATTAA
- a CDS encoding tRNA-(ms[2]io[6]A)-hydroxylase codes for MLVDFKRPSSQIKYLSSLTSDEWIKLALSNPKDILIDHAHCERKAAGVAIQLMFRYPSEPNLAEVLSPIAREELEHFEKILYFLKDLGHSLESLKPPPYGAELSKNIRKEEPNRMLDSFLIAGLIEARSHERLGLLALNCEDESFKALYESLLESEARHFGVYWKLAQTKFPKDQTFIRLQELSKIESEILAETFMMPRVHS; via the coding sequence ATGCTAGTCGATTTTAAAAGGCCTTCTTCACAAATTAAATATTTATCCTCATTAACCTCAGATGAGTGGATCAAACTCGCATTATCTAATCCAAAAGATATTCTTATAGACCATGCTCATTGTGAAAGAAAAGCAGCTGGAGTAGCTATTCAATTGATGTTTAGATATCCATCAGAACCAAATCTGGCAGAAGTTCTAAGTCCAATTGCGAGAGAGGAATTAGAGCATTTTGAAAAAATACTTTATTTTTTAAAGGATCTTGGTCATTCTCTTGAGTCCTTAAAACCTCCTCCATATGGTGCCGAGTTGTCAAAGAATATAAGAAAGGAAGAGCCTAATAGAATGCTTGATAGTTTCTTAATCGCAGGACTGATTGAAGCAAGAAGTCATGAAAGATTAGGTTTGCTAGCTCTTAATTGTGAAGACGAATCCTTTAAAGCCCTTTATGAGTCTCTGCTTGAGAGTGAGGCAAGACATTTTGGAGTTTATTGGAAATTAGCGCAAACTAAATTTCCTAAAGACCAAACTTTTATAAGGTTACAGGAATTATCTAAAATTGAGTCAGAAATTCTTGCTGAGACTTTTATGATGCCAAGGGTTCATAGCTAA
- a CDS encoding precorrin-2 C(20)-methyltransferase has translation MLIKKIFAVFKGYKNDSASLTIVGVGPGDPSLLTIAAVDTIKKAKVIVFPISDDNKKSFAAEIVKKYTKFKKNIPIIFPMARKDFDPDEIWSNAVEKIVKFIKNGESVVLLCLGDTSLFASSSNILRIIKHNYPEITTKTIPGISSVSAAAALNDFDLVKKNETLIIKECPSSNLEITSLIRECKGKRIVLVIMKVGKRWNLVRDILKKEHIINTTLIALSVGMPDQIIQYASQYKEAFMPYFSLILIRFD, from the coding sequence ATGTTAATAAAAAAAATTTTTGCAGTTTTTAAAGGTTACAAAAATGATTCAGCATCATTGACCATCGTTGGTGTTGGCCCTGGAGATCCATCGCTTTTAACAATTGCTGCCGTGGATACAATAAAAAAAGCTAAAGTTATAGTTTTTCCAATATCAGATGATAATAAAAAGAGTTTTGCCGCAGAAATAGTCAAGAAATATACGAAATTTAAAAAAAATATACCTATTATCTTTCCAATGGCAAGGAAGGATTTTGATCCTGATGAAATATGGTCTAATGCTGTAGAGAAAATTGTGAAATTTATAAAAAATGGTGAATCAGTTGTTTTACTTTGTCTTGGAGATACTTCATTATTTGCAAGTTCTTCGAATATTTTGAGGATAATAAAGCATAATTATCCAGAAATCACTACCAAAACCATACCTGGTATTTCCTCTGTGTCAGCGGCAGCGGCTTTGAATGATTTTGATTTAGTGAAAAAAAACGAGACCTTGATCATTAAGGAATGCCCTTCTTCAAATTTAGAAATAACCTCACTAATAAGGGAATGCAAAGGAAAGAGAATAGTGTTGGTTATTATGAAAGTTGGGAAAAGATGGAATTTAGTCAGAGATATTTTAAAAAAAGAGCATATCATCAATACAACATTAATAGCTTTAAGTGTTGGTATGCCTGATCAAATTATTCAATATGCTTCACAGTACAAAGAGGCTTTTATGCCTTATTTTTCATTAATTTTGATAAGATTCGATTAA
- a CDS encoding DUF1823 family protein — MNKTENFAENQFTWQICKKLLLIVLEDKVSDVFVCELVWERLFYIRDSPTNDWVSSLLTPTYWSGKFVKAPQIISERNASVHLTRSIPKEYKQGLKNFLNFKGYRINELYPRRTRRATAVNWLIYWALENDCFSNNDVEIPRPSSPPSNPVKGHFGDPEIK; from the coding sequence ATGAATAAAACAGAAAATTTTGCAGAAAATCAATTTACTTGGCAAATATGTAAGAAATTATTATTGATCGTTCTTGAAGATAAGGTTAGTGATGTTTTTGTTTGCGAATTAGTTTGGGAAAGACTTTTTTATATTAGAGATTCACCTACAAATGATTGGGTCTCTAGTTTATTAACTCCTACTTATTGGTCAGGAAAATTTGTAAAAGCTCCTCAAATCATTTCAGAGCGAAACGCATCAGTACATTTGACTCGGTCTATCCCAAAGGAATATAAGCAGGGATTGAAAAATTTTCTTAATTTTAAGGGCTATAGGATTAATGAACTCTATCCAAGGAGAACTAGAAGAGCGACCGCAGTAAATTGGTTGATCTATTGGGCTCTTGAAAATGATTGCTTTTCAAATAATGATGTTGAGATACCAAGGCCTAGTTCACCACCTTCTAATCCAGTAAAGGGACATTTTGGTGATCCAGAAATCAAATAA
- the der gene encoding ribosome biogenesis GTPase Der has translation MILPTIAIIGRPNVGKSTLVNRLCQSNDAIVFDKPGVTRDRTYQNASWGGKEFQIVDTGGLVFDDDSEFLPEIRTQVFLALEEASLALLVVDGNQGVTDGDLSIAKWLRNSSCKTIVAVNKCESTTLGISLASEFWKLGLGEPYPVSAIHGSGTGDLLDLVIGELPENNILDDEEKIMMSIIGRPNVGKSSLLNSICGEKRAIVSDISGTTTDSIDTLIKKGDNHWKIIDTAGIRRKKNVKYGTEFFGINRAFKSIDRSDVCVLVIDAIDGVTDQDQKLAGRIEEQGRACIIVVNKWDLVEKNSSTIYQVEKELRSKLYFLHWSKMIFISALTGQRVDNIFEHALNAVNQHRRRVTTSVVNEVLKESISWKSPPTKRSGKQGRLYYGTQVKNKPPTFTLFVNDPKLFGITYRRYIEKQIRVNLGFEGTPLILLWRGKQQRALNKEVERENIELIQKD, from the coding sequence TTGATTCTCCCTACAATAGCAATTATCGGAAGACCTAACGTTGGGAAATCTACCTTAGTTAATCGTCTTTGCCAAAGTAATGATGCAATAGTGTTTGATAAGCCTGGTGTCACAAGAGATAGAACTTATCAAAATGCTTCATGGGGAGGTAAGGAATTTCAAATAGTTGATACTGGAGGTTTAGTTTTTGATGATGATAGTGAATTTCTCCCAGAGATAAGAACGCAAGTTTTCTTGGCACTAGAAGAGGCTTCACTCGCTTTACTGGTGGTAGATGGAAATCAAGGAGTTACTGATGGTGATTTGTCAATCGCAAAATGGTTGAGAAACTCAAGCTGTAAAACAATTGTTGCTGTTAATAAATGCGAATCGACTACTCTTGGAATCTCTTTAGCTTCAGAGTTCTGGAAATTAGGATTGGGTGAACCTTATCCTGTTTCGGCTATTCATGGTTCAGGTACTGGAGATCTTTTAGATCTCGTTATTGGTGAACTTCCTGAAAATAATATCCTTGATGATGAAGAAAAGATAATGATGTCAATTATTGGTAGGCCTAATGTTGGTAAATCTAGTTTGTTAAATTCAATCTGTGGAGAAAAAAGAGCAATAGTTAGTGACATTAGTGGTACTACAACTGATTCAATAGATACGCTTATTAAAAAAGGTGATAATCATTGGAAAATTATTGATACTGCAGGGATTAGAAGAAAGAAAAATGTTAAATACGGCACTGAATTCTTTGGTATTAATAGGGCTTTTAAATCTATAGATAGAAGTGATGTTTGTGTTTTAGTTATAGATGCTATTGATGGAGTAACTGATCAAGACCAGAAGCTGGCTGGGCGCATAGAAGAACAAGGCAGAGCTTGCATTATTGTTGTAAATAAATGGGATCTTGTAGAAAAAAATAGTTCAACAATTTATCAAGTAGAAAAAGAACTTAGATCTAAACTTTATTTTTTACACTGGTCAAAAATGATTTTTATATCTGCCCTAACTGGTCAAAGAGTTGATAATATTTTTGAGCATGCTCTTAATGCTGTAAATCAACATAGAAGAAGAGTTACAACATCTGTAGTTAATGAAGTACTTAAAGAATCAATCAGTTGGAAAAGTCCTCCAACTAAGAGAAGCGGCAAGCAAGGTAGGCTTTATTACGGTACTCAAGTAAAGAACAAACCTCCCACTTTTACTCTTTTTGTAAATGACCCTAAATTATTCGGAATAACTTATAGAAGATATATTGAAAAACAAATTAGAGTAAATTTAGGTTTTGAAGGAACACCCCTCATTTTACTTTGGAGAGGAAAACAGCAAAGAGCTTTAAATAAAGAAGTCGAAAGAGAAAATATTGAGTTAATTCAAAAAGATTAA